From Corvus cornix cornix isolate S_Up_H32 chromosome 1A, ASM73873v5, whole genome shotgun sequence, a single genomic window includes:
- the MANSC1 gene encoding MANSC domain-containing protein 1, with amino-acid sequence MQARRQAGRQEKEEEGKQACRQAGRRRRRRAAGGPGPPPRAPPPDVPGHPRFPERPSRAWPRSAAAFPTPRCGRGQPEGAPGTRARPGSSGDSSTGVPRLPLAANPGRAGGAPRGPARVTMARGGSRWPVRLLVITCVMAGPALSQECSAEKMENSIIDIDLSLPRGVRGAEPLRVPSAGACARACCSGHRLAGDKKCNLIIFYAARTSTHPNCYLFYCPSTEACPMKPATGLVSYKITRDIHAPEDKSIKTENFSSNDYSLPLDAGTIISHSQNIHQNHTASSQQSVFHQASELLNHIGKHLDNMEFHTVFPESPRAKESESLDLISRQKGVNLPPNTPSAVPVGNPTASFPTTTQAGAPETSSASLPPLPTSAAQLESRTTSLHPGAAQPATTSPTTAASPPAAATGAKPGVPVTSVAVTHVPLSKPTNSASTSTTKQVTTNSGSATTPSRLRTPAMAPEPTVVSSSHTSHVTLLSFPGFTLSSDSPASSQNDLWGSDPSDSEHSLSEGVLRGKGVFQLGEKSSLVAALLFGVIFLLLVIVLTGKKIHESLQKRHYTRLDYLINGMYADV; translated from the exons ATGCAGGCAcgcaggcaggcaggcaggcaggagaaggaggaggagggcaagCAGGcatgcaggcaggcaggcaggagaaggaggaggagggcagcagGCGGCCCGGGCCCGCCTCCCAGGGCCCCTCCTCCGGACGTGCCGGGACACCCGCGGTTCCCCGAGCGGCCGTCCCGAGCCTGGCCACGCTCCGCCGCTGCCTTCCCGACCCCGCGCTGCGGGCGGGGGCAGCCCGAAGGTGCCCCAGGAACGCGTGCCCGTCCCGGGAGCAGCGGAGACTCCTCGACGGGGGTCCCCCGGCTGCCGCTGGCCGCGAACCCCGGCCGTGCCGGAGGAGCCCCGCGGGGACCGGCCCGGGTCACCATGGCCCGCGGGGGCAGCCGCTGGCCGGTTCGCCTGCTGGTGATCACCTGCGTGATGGCCGGGCCGGCCCTGAGCCAGGAGTGTTCCGCGGAGAAGATGGAGAATTCCATCATCGATATAGACTTGTCCCTGCCCCGCGGCGTCCGGGGCGCGGAGCCGCTGCGCGTCCCCAGCGCGGGTGCGTGTGCCCGCGCCTGCTGCTCGGGGCACCGGCTCGCAG gagaCAAGAAGTGcaatttgattattttttatgctGCAAGAACAAGTACACATCCCAACTGCTACTTGTTTTACTGTCCTAGCACTGAGGCTTGTCCAATGAAACCTGCAACAGGACTTGTGAGCTACAAGATAACTAGAG acaTCCATGCCCCAGAGGATAAATCCATCAAAACTGAGAACTTTTCTTCAAATGATTATTCTTTGCCTTTGGATGCTGGCACCATTATTTCTCACAGTCAGAATATCCACCAGAATCACACTGCCAGTTCACAACAATCTGTCTTTCATCAGGCTTCTGAACTCCTGAACCACATAGGCAAGCATTTAGACAACATGGAGTTTCATACAGTTTTTCCTGAATCTCCGAGAGCAAAAGAGTCTGAGAGCTTAGACCTCATCTCAAGGCAGAAGGGAGTTAATCTGCCACCAAACACGCCTTCTGCTGTTCCAGTTGGAAACCCCACTGCTTCATTCCCCACCACTACTCAGGCAGGCGCTCCCGAAACCAGCAgtgcttctcttcctcctctgcctaCAAGTGCTGCCCAGCTGGAGTCTCGTACAACCTCTCTGCATCCTGGTGCTGCTCAACCAGCTACAACCTCCCCCaccacagctgcctctccacctgctgcagccactggagCTAAACCTGGTGTCCCTGTCACCAGCGTCGCTGTCACTCATGTTCCTCTTTCCAAGCCCACAAATTCTGCTTCTACTTCTACAACCAAGCAAGTGACCACAAATTCTGGATCTGCTACCACCCCATCAAGGCTAAGGACTCCAGCCATGGCTCCTGAGCCAACAGTTGTCTCTTCCAGTCATACCAGCCATGTGACcctcctctcttttccaggtTTCACTCTGTCCAGTGATTCCCCTGCATCTTCCCAAAATGACCTTTGGGGTTCTGACCCATCTGACTCAGAACACTCCCTGTCAGAAGGTGTTCTGAGagggaaaggtgtttttcagCTGGGGGAGAAAAGCAGCCTTGtagcagctttgctttttggGGTGATATTCTTGTTGCTAGTTATTGTGCTGACCgggaagaaaatacatgaaTCTCTTCAGAAGAGGCATTACACCAGGTTGGATTACTTGATCAATGGAATGTATGCTGATGTCTGA